From one Halothece sp. PCC 7418 genomic stretch:
- a CDS encoding aminotransferase class IV, with amino-acid sequence MWHWYEGQLYNQQTIPLSLNDPGLLYGATVFTTLRVYEQNLDHDLTQWQDHCQRLEQSLQAFSWQQPNWKRLREGAKQLSAYFPVLRMTIFPDGREWITGRELPPDLAQKQQSGITAWLAAAGKYRRSFPTHKTGNYLSSWLALQTAKVKGAQEAILVDEAGNWLETSTGNLWGWKDGIWWTPSVHDALSGIARSRLISLLKAQNSPVQETVWTPEFVNSLEALGYSNCVVQVIPIHTVIR; translated from the coding sequence ATGTGGCATTGGTATGAGGGTCAACTCTATAATCAACAAACGATTCCCCTCTCCCTTAATGATCCTGGTTTATTGTATGGCGCAACGGTTTTTACCACGCTACGAGTTTATGAACAGAATTTGGATCACGATTTGACGCAATGGCAAGACCATTGTCAGCGACTTGAGCAATCTCTGCAAGCCTTTTCTTGGCAACAACCCAACTGGAAACGACTGCGGGAAGGAGCGAAACAATTAAGTGCCTATTTTCCAGTGTTACGCATGACAATTTTTCCAGATGGGCGAGAATGGATTACTGGACGTGAGTTACCGCCAGATTTAGCGCAAAAACAACAATCAGGAATCACAGCTTGGTTAGCTGCTGCTGGGAAATACCGACGAAGTTTTCCGACTCATAAAACAGGAAATTATTTAAGCAGTTGGTTGGCGTTGCAAACCGCAAAAGTGAAGGGGGCGCAAGAAGCTATTTTAGTGGATGAAGCGGGGAATTGGTTAGAAACCAGCACAGGGAATTTATGGGGTTGGAAAGATGGTATTTGGTGGACTCCCTCGGTTCATGATGCTTTGTCTGGAATAGCGCGATCGCGCTTGATTTCCCTTTTAAAAGCTCAAAATAGCCCTGTGCAAGAAACCGTTTGGACTCCCGAATTTGTTAACAGCTTAGAAGCCTTAGGTTATAGCAACTGTGTTGTGCAAGTGATTCCCATTCACACCGTTATTCGTTAA
- a CDS encoding 1-acyl-sn-glycerol-3-phosphate acyltransferase, translated as MPDITVSPWLSRLVYPLGCYLLLPAYFGKLEIIGRENIPRNGPVLLAPTHRSRWDALLVPYTAGRWKTGRDLRYMVSENEMRGLQGWIIRRMGGFPVDPKHPGLSTIRNSIQVLSQGEMLVIFPEGDIYRNQPVQPLKAGIGRIALQAQSQRQVSESVKVVPMSIHYSQAYPNWGTGVKVKVGTPINVADYPSDHSKKSAQCLTQDLETALKDLYENDPAYKQFSCCDQLASHQHSTTEQSASMQH; from the coding sequence ATGCCTGATATCACTGTCTCTCCTTGGTTAAGTCGCTTAGTGTATCCTTTAGGCTGTTATCTGCTTCTTCCAGCCTATTTTGGGAAATTAGAAATTATCGGACGTGAAAACATTCCTCGCAATGGTCCAGTCTTACTCGCCCCCACTCATCGTTCTCGTTGGGATGCTCTCCTTGTTCCTTATACCGCAGGACGTTGGAAAACGGGTCGCGATTTACGATACATGGTTTCCGAAAATGAAATGCGGGGCTTGCAAGGTTGGATTATTCGTCGTATGGGGGGGTTTCCCGTTGATCCGAAACATCCTGGCTTAAGCACAATTAGGAACAGTATTCAGGTTTTATCTCAGGGGGAAATGCTGGTCATTTTTCCAGAGGGAGATATCTATCGTAATCAACCAGTACAGCCCTTAAAAGCGGGTATTGGTCGCATTGCTCTTCAGGCGCAATCACAACGTCAAGTCAGTGAGAGTGTTAAGGTTGTTCCCATGAGCATTCATTATTCTCAAGCCTATCCCAATTGGGGAACAGGGGTGAAAGTCAAAGTGGGAACGCCGATTAATGTCGCAGACTATCCTTCTGATCACAGTAAGAAAAGTGCACAATGTCTGACTCAGGATCTCGAAACCGCCTTAAAAGATTTGTACGAAAACGATCCCGCCTACAAACAATTCTCTTGTTGTGATCAGCTTGCATCCCATCAACACAGCACAACCGAACAATCCGCATCAATGCAACATTAA